In Salmo salar chromosome ssa15, Ssal_v3.1, whole genome shotgun sequence, one genomic interval encodes:
- the LOC106572285 gene encoding tyrosine-protein phosphatase non-receptor type 18 isoform X2 — MEHLSRFVGQMSLADDSRTQGNISSEYINIRAQTSIVKKDFGLTTIAGALMENVKKNRYRDILPYDQTRVPLTLLTNENDFDYINASFIKGATKTKKYIATQGPLRHTLVDFWRMIWQYDVKVIIMACREIEMGKKKCERYWTTFKETTHFGPFIVSNFEESSPNEEVVFRTLTVRYHEETRKISQFQYTAWPDHDVPYTVSGILGMMDMARKDQENNASPVLIHCSAGCGRTGVICALDYVHDLLVTKQIKEDFSIMKIVVELRRQRPSAVQTKEQYQFVFSAVAYMFEKALRSAENNSQNLTKSLFK, encoded by the exons ATGGAGCACCTATCGAGGTTCGTAGGTCAGATGTCCTTGGCAGATGACAGCAGAACGCAGGGCAACATCTCATCTGAGTATATT AACATTCGTGCTCAGACTTCTATCGTCAAGAAAGATTTTGGCCTTACGACGATAGCGGGGGCACTGATGGAGAATGTAAAGAAGAACCGTTACAGAGACATTTTACCAT atGACCAAACCCGTGTGCCCCTGACTCTACTGACAAATGAGAATGATTTTGACTATATCAATGCCAGCTTCATTAAG GGTGCAACAAAGACCAAAAAATACATAGCGACCCAAGGGCCTCTGAGACACACTTTGGTGGACTTCTGGCGAATGATTTGGCAGTATGATGTAAAG gtcataATCATGGCTTGCAGAGAAATTGAAATGGGAAAA AAAAAGTGTGAGCGCTACTGGACTACTTTCAAAGAAACAACCCATTTTGGTCCCTTTATTGTGTCAAAC TTTGAGGAATCCAGCCCAAATGAGGAAGTAGTTTTCCGCACTCTGACAGTGAGATATCATGAG GAAACACGGAAAATCTCTCAATTCCAATACACAGCTTGGCCTGATCATGACGTTCCATACACAGTTTCTGGTATTTTAGGAATGATGGATATGGCTCGCAAAGACCAGGAAAACAACGCTAGCCCTGTTCTCATCCACTGCAG TGCTGGTTGTGGAAGAACAGGGGTGATTTGTGCCCTGGATTATGTTCACGATCTTCTTGTGACAAAG CAAATTAAAGAAGATTTCAGTATCATGAAGATTGTAGTGGAACTAAGGAGACAGAGGCCATCAGCAGTTCAGACAAAG GAACAGTATCAGTTTGTGTTTTCTGCCGTGGCTTACATGTTTGAGAAGGCTTTACGGTCAGCTGAGAACAACTCCCAGAATCTCACCAAG tctttatttaaataa
- the LOC123727324 gene encoding tyrosine-protein phosphatase non-receptor type 18 isoform X1, translating to MLPVLFKNCNVQYRAPRPHQQKMNDVYAVVNKSKQLPPPASSTPPLAALHYYDNEELGVPKCHVGALYSMVKSRCPPAKPPPAVAPIYDTAGLANHRLAEASAVEDQSGYELVAAERYSSTEDDYEYVSNPIKCMTNSCTPGSMEFNFRIKKPKGPRDPPAEWSRAER from the exons ATGCTTCCTGTTTTGTTCAA AAATTGTAATGTGCAGTACAGAGCGCCTCGGCCTCATCAACAGAAGATGAATGACGTATATGCCGTGGTCAACAAGTCCAAACAGCTCCCGCCACCAGCCTCTTCCACCCCCCCTCTGGCCGCTCTCCATTACTATGACAACGAAGAGCTGGGCGTCCCAAAATGCCACGTCGGTGCTCTTTACAGCATGGTCAAGAGCAGGTGTCCACCAGCCAAACCGCCACCAGCTGTCGCACCCATTTATGACACAGCCGGACTAGCCAATCACAGGCTAGCTGAGGCCTCGGCAGTGGAGGACCAGAGTGGCTATGAGCTGGTCGCAG CTGAGCGTTATTCCTCGACAGAAGATGACTATGAATATGTCTCAAATCCCATCAAATGCATGACCAACAGCTGCACTCCTGGTAGCATGG AGTTCAACTTTCGCATTAAAAAACCCAAAGGGCCTCGGGATCCCCCGGCAGAATGGAGTCGTGCGGAGAGATGA
- the LOC106572285 gene encoding tyrosine-protein phosphatase non-receptor type 18 isoform X1, producing the protein MEHLSRFVGQMSLADDSRTQGNISSEYINIRAQTSIVKKDFGLTTIAGALMENVKKNRYRDILPYDQTRVPLTLLTNENDFDYINASFIKGATKTKKYIATQGPLRHTLVDFWRMIWQYDVKVIIMACREIEMGKKKCERYWTTFKETTHFGPFIVSNFEESSPNEEVVFRTLTVRYHEETRKISQFQYTAWPDHDVPYTVSGILGMMDMARKDQENNASPVLIHCSAGCGRTGVICALDYVHDLLVTKQIKEDFSIMKIVVELRRQRPSAVQTKEQYQFVFSAVAYMFEKALRSAENNSQNLTKVRQKLLILFNHSIMFL; encoded by the exons ATGGAGCACCTATCGAGGTTCGTAGGTCAGATGTCCTTGGCAGATGACAGCAGAACGCAGGGCAACATCTCATCTGAGTATATT AACATTCGTGCTCAGACTTCTATCGTCAAGAAAGATTTTGGCCTTACGACGATAGCGGGGGCACTGATGGAGAATGTAAAGAAGAACCGTTACAGAGACATTTTACCAT atGACCAAACCCGTGTGCCCCTGACTCTACTGACAAATGAGAATGATTTTGACTATATCAATGCCAGCTTCATTAAG GGTGCAACAAAGACCAAAAAATACATAGCGACCCAAGGGCCTCTGAGACACACTTTGGTGGACTTCTGGCGAATGATTTGGCAGTATGATGTAAAG gtcataATCATGGCTTGCAGAGAAATTGAAATGGGAAAA AAAAAGTGTGAGCGCTACTGGACTACTTTCAAAGAAACAACCCATTTTGGTCCCTTTATTGTGTCAAAC TTTGAGGAATCCAGCCCAAATGAGGAAGTAGTTTTCCGCACTCTGACAGTGAGATATCATGAG GAAACACGGAAAATCTCTCAATTCCAATACACAGCTTGGCCTGATCATGACGTTCCATACACAGTTTCTGGTATTTTAGGAATGATGGATATGGCTCGCAAAGACCAGGAAAACAACGCTAGCCCTGTTCTCATCCACTGCAG TGCTGGTTGTGGAAGAACAGGGGTGATTTGTGCCCTGGATTATGTTCACGATCTTCTTGTGACAAAG CAAATTAAAGAAGATTTCAGTATCATGAAGATTGTAGTGGAACTAAGGAGACAGAGGCCATCAGCAGTTCAGACAAAG GAACAGTATCAGTTTGTGTTTTCTGCCGTGGCTTACATGTTTGAGAAGGCTTTACGGTCAGCTGAGAACAACTCCCAGAATCTCACCAAGGTAAGACAGAAACTGCTAATTTTGTTCAACCATAGTATAATGTTTTTGTAA
- the LOC123727324 gene encoding tyrosine-protein phosphatase non-receptor type 18 isoform X2 yields MNDVYAVVNKSKQLPPPASSTPPLAALHYYDNEELGVPKCHVGALYSMVKSRCPPAKPPPAVAPIYDTAGLANHRLAEASAVEDQSGYELVAAERYSSTEDDYEYVSNPIKCMTNSCTPGSMEFNFRIKKPKGPRDPPAEWSRAER; encoded by the exons ATGAATGACGTATATGCCGTGGTCAACAAGTCCAAACAGCTCCCGCCACCAGCCTCTTCCACCCCCCCTCTGGCCGCTCTCCATTACTATGACAACGAAGAGCTGGGCGTCCCAAAATGCCACGTCGGTGCTCTTTACAGCATGGTCAAGAGCAGGTGTCCACCAGCCAAACCGCCACCAGCTGTCGCACCCATTTATGACACAGCCGGACTAGCCAATCACAGGCTAGCTGAGGCCTCGGCAGTGGAGGACCAGAGTGGCTATGAGCTGGTCGCAG CTGAGCGTTATTCCTCGACAGAAGATGACTATGAATATGTCTCAAATCCCATCAAATGCATGACCAACAGCTGCACTCCTGGTAGCATGG AGTTCAACTTTCGCATTAAAAAACCCAAAGGGCCTCGGGATCCCCCGGCAGAATGGAGTCGTGCGGAGAGATGA